One Chitinivibrionales bacterium genomic window, CAAATTGTCCTCGCTTTCATCCGATGTCAAGATACTCGTAAACGGAAAACCTGTATCGAGTGATTACCTGCTGAAAGACGGGGACGAAGTAAACATTGGAAAAGCGCAATTTACCTATCGGGAGAGCTCGGCAAATACCGGTACCATGGCTCCCGCAATGTCGAGCATGCCCATCTCGGATTTAGTCTCGGCTGTTGTTTCTCTTCTAAGAAACAAGGAAGAAGACGTAACATCCGATCTCGTCGTGAGCGTATCACGCCTGATCGGCTGCGACGCGGCGCGCCTCGTGATCGAGGACGCGGAAAAAGGGGAGCGTAAAACCATCGCCCGGTATCCGGTGGAAAGCGGGCTCGACCGTTTCTCCAACCGCGCCATCGACTTCGCGAAAAACGCGTCGCAGACCGTGCTCGTCAACGATACGGACTGGAAAGATACCGTGGACCCGAAGAGCTCGCTCGAGCGGAACCTGATCGCGTCGGTGCTGTGCGCGCCCCTGACGGACGCGGGAAGGGTCTTGGGATATCTGTATCTTGACAGATTGCAAAACGGCCGCCCCTTTACCGAGGAGGACCGCAAGTTCTGCGACAGCCTGCTGCCGCTGTTTTCGGAACTGCTTGCCAACAGCGAGCACCGGCGCAGGCAGGCCGAGACCATTGCGCGGCTCCAGGCATCAACGTTTGAAACTTCGGGCGGCATGATCTACGAGAGCGCGGTGATGGCCAAGACCGTTGCGCTCGCCGCAAAGCTCGCCGCGACCGATTCGCCCATCCTCATTTACGGCGAGACCGGCACGGGCAAGGAGCTCATGGCGCGGTTCATCCACGGCCGCTCGCCGCGATCGAGCAAGCCGTTCAAGGCCATCAACTGCGGAGCCATCCCGGAAAACCTCATCGAGAGCGAGTTGTTCGGCCACGAAAAAGGTTCGTTTACCGGTGCGACCCAGCGCAAGATCGGCCTGTTCGAGGCGGCCACGGGTGGCACCGTGTTCCTCGACGAGGTGGCCGAGCTGCCGCTCGGGCTCCAGGTGAAGCTCCTGCGCGTTCTGCAGGACTCCGAAATCGTGCGCGTGGGCGGCACCGAAAACATCAAGACCGACGTGCGCATCGTGGCCGCCACCAACAAAAAGCTCGAGGACGAGACCGCGGCTGGCCGGTTTAGGCAGGACCTGTTTTTCCGGCTCAACGTGCTCACCATCGGCCTGGCGCCCCTGCGCGAGCGCGGCCAGGACACGGTGCTGCTCTCGGAATACTTTGTCAAGAAATACTGCCAGCAGTTCGGCCTTCCGGTCAAAACGTTTCTGTCGTCGGCGCAGAACGCCCTCATCGCGCACCACTGGCCGGGCAACATCCGCGAGCTCGAGAACGTGGTGCAGAAGGCCATCCTCTTGTCAAACGACAACCGCATCGCCAAGGAGCACATCCAGATCACCTCGTCGTCGCTCCTTAAAAACGCCTCAGGCCTGTCGTCGCCCGTAACCCTCAAGGACGCGCGCAGCGCCGCGGAAAAGGAGATTATTACCCAGACGTTAGTAAGGACAAAGGGGAATGTCTCCATGGCGTCGAAGCTGCTTGACATTGACCGGAAGTGGCTGATGAAATTAATGGAGGAGCTGGGGGTTAATGCGGATGATTACAGGGGTTGATAAAGTGTAAGATTAAAATGGGCGCCCCGCCGGAACGGCGGCGGCCGTCCTTCCGGTCTCGCCTTCGG contains:
- a CDS encoding sigma 54-interacting transcriptional regulator, which translates into the protein MTDRTYPCLIDIRTNVAHPLSGRIITIGSSASCQIVLKDKGQPDIAAHMMFQVGHYKLSSLSSDVKILVNGKPVSSDYLLKDGDEVNIGKAQFTYRESSANTGTMAPAMSSMPISDLVSAVVSLLRNKEEDVTSDLVVSVSRLIGCDAARLVIEDAEKGERKTIARYPVESGLDRFSNRAIDFAKNASQTVLVNDTDWKDTVDPKSSLERNLIASVLCAPLTDAGRVLGYLYLDRLQNGRPFTEEDRKFCDSLLPLFSELLANSEHRRRQAETIARLQASTFETSGGMIYESAVMAKTVALAAKLAATDSPILIYGETGTGKELMARFIHGRSPRSSKPFKAINCGAIPENLIESELFGHEKGSFTGATQRKIGLFEAATGGTVFLDEVAELPLGLQVKLLRVLQDSEIVRVGGTENIKTDVRIVAATNKKLEDETAAGRFRQDLFFRLNVLTIGLAPLRERGQDTVLLSEYFVKKYCQQFGLPVKTFLSSAQNALIAHHWPGNIRELENVVQKAILLSNDNRIAKEHIQITSSSLLKNASGLSSPVTLKDARSAAEKEIITQTLVRTKGNVSMASKLLDIDRKWLMKLMEELGVNADDYRG